Proteins from one Nicotiana tabacum cultivar K326 chromosome 23, ASM71507v2, whole genome shotgun sequence genomic window:
- the LOC107778132 gene encoding uncharacterized protein LOC107778132 — MSGTSSLFQLLQVPSSSLFSGRSKLSKGLYLVPVRVLYPVSCFCKQMQTTTYEIVKGSYVVSNTQDQQEKKEKLTPEVEKIGAFQKLPMVMPSVDILHSALKKAKRVSPTKGIVNLAKRERNRGAKQLDALMKEIAVPLRTYKENFPNKRYLHPYERSLIELTLGDGNYEEVLGKLEALRKRVVSVGKEHASLCAKSLSKREAEERLNEGMKRIEEIFGRDGKAVDELLNIAKTLRAMPVVNLETPTLCLVGAPNVGKSSLVRVLSTGKPEICNYPFTTRGILMGHITLSYQNFQVTDTPGILRRCDEDRNNLEKLTLAVLTHLPTAVLYVHDLSGECGMSPSDQFVIYKEMRERFSSHIWLDIVSKCDLLQASPVIFATDECNIDDVELVRYRTMGPDGALHVSVKNEIGLHELKNRVYELLVSQSERIKNQKSKEEELDVSG; from the exons ATGAGCGGAACTTCAAGTCTCTTTCAATTATTGCAAGTTCCTTCCTCATCACTGTTTTCTGGACGTTCTAAGCTCTCTAAAg GTCTGTACTTGGTGCCTGTGCGTGTATTATATCCAGTGTCGTGCTTCTGTAAGCAAATGCAGACTACTACTTATGAAATTGTAAAAGGAAGCTATGTAGTATCAAATACACAGGACCAACAAGAAAAAAAG gaaaaatTGACGCCTGAGGTAGAAAAGATAGGTGCATTTCAAAAATTACCGATGGTGATGCCTTCTGTAGATATTCTACATTCGGCACTGAAGAAAGCAAAAAGGGTCTCACCTACAAAGG GCATTGTTAATCTTGCAAAACGCGAGAGAAATAGAGGCGCAAAACAACTTGACGCATTAATGAAG GAGATAGCTGTGCCCTTGAGAACATACAAGGAGAACTTCCCAAACAAAAGATATTTGCACCCGTATGAACGATCATTGATTGAGTTAACGCTTGGAGATGGAAACTATGAAGAG GTTTTAGGAAAGCTTGAAGCTTTAAGGAAAAGGGTGGTATCAGTTGGAAAAGAACATGCATCATTATGTGCAAAG TCATTATCTAAACGAGAAGCAGAGGAGCGATTGAATGAG GGaatgaaaagaattgaggaaattTTTGGTCGTGATGGAAAAGCTGTTGATGAACTATTGAACATTGCCAAG ACATTACGGGCAATGCCAGTTGTCAATCTGGAAACACCAACTCTTTGTCTTGTCGGTGCTCCCAATGTCGGAAAATCATCTTTGGTTCGCGTACTTTCAACAGGGAAGCCGGAG ATCTGCAACTATCCCTTCACAACTAGAGGAATTCTGATGGGTCATATTACTTTGAGCTACCAAAATTTTCAG GTTACTGATACCCCTGGTATCTTAAGGCGATGTGATG AGGACAGGAATAACTTGGAAAAGTTAACACTTGCTGTTCTCACTCATTTGCCGACTGCAGTACTTTATGTTCATGATTTATCCGGAGAATGTGGGATGTCGCCTTCTGATCAG TTTGTGATCTATAAGGAAATGAGAGAGAGGTTCAGCAGCCACATTTGGCTTGATATTGTGTCCAAATGTGACTTGCTGCAAGCATCTCCCGTCATCTTTGCAACAGATGAATGTAATATTGATGACGTTGAGCTGGTGAGGTATAGGACAATGGGACCTGATGGAGCGTTACATGTGTCAGTCAAGAATGAGATTGGTCTTCACGAG